A window from Elusimicrobiota bacterium encodes these proteins:
- a CDS encoding flagellar FlbD family protein, whose product MIKLHKLNGLELVVNAELIETLEPGPETVVHLATGNKLTVTEKADEIIAKVVEYRKAVNSAGKPVNPIAGYERQKS is encoded by the coding sequence GTGATCAAGCTCCATAAGCTCAACGGCCTCGAACTCGTCGTCAACGCCGAGCTCATCGAGACGCTCGAGCCGGGCCCCGAGACCGTCGTGCATCTCGCGACGGGCAACAAGCTCACCGTCACCGAAAAGGCTGACGAGATCATCGCGAAAGTGGTGGAATACAGAAAGGCCGTCAATTCCGCGGGGAAGCCCGTCAACCCCATCGCGGGCTACGAGCGGCAGAAGAGTTAA